A stretch of the Pongo pygmaeus isolate AG05252 chromosome 16, NHGRI_mPonPyg2-v2.0_pri, whole genome shotgun sequence genome encodes the following:
- the LOC129013611 gene encoding golgin subfamily A member 6C-like isoform X3, whose amino-acid sequence MWPQPYLPPHPMMLEETRQNKLAAAKKKLKEYQQRKSSGVPEGAKTKKKKTGSSPETTTSGGCQSSGDSQYQGVAVGLESSSVTINQLNENIESLKEQKKQVEHQLEEAKKANNEIHKAQKEQLETINILTLEKADLKTTLYHTKRAARHFEEESKDLAGRLQYSLQRIQELERALCAVSTQQQEEDRSSSCSEAVLQRRLQQTIKERALLNAHVTQMTESLKQVQLQKDEYAEHIKGERARWQERMRKMSVEARTLKEEKKSDIHRIQELERSLSEFKNQMAEPPSLVPPAVTSVVEQLQDEAKHLRQEVEGLEGKLQSQVENNQALSLLSKEQKQRLQEQEEMLREQKEWRVREQKRLCEQNKTLQEQQKMLGEQDERLRKQEQRLRKQEERLRKGEERLRKQEKRLWDQEERLWKKEERLQKQEERLQKQEERLRKQERLRKQERLALSQNHKLDKQLAEPQCSFKDLEHLEAASQQNQQLETQLSLMALPGEGDGGEHLDSEEEEVPLPVPNIPEDLESWESTSSFMDLPKEKANGKEQVETLEHGFIQPSGATDGMRESFTGYESQGAVPITRHQEVEDVIRLSQKEEEMKVKLLELQELVLPLVGDHEDQGKFLTAAQNPADEPAPGAPGPQELGADDFYKVSLDDSVEPAPAAAREGSAQQIVQLPPVRQDTQEHPGLASKPCVPFFYRAAENKEINIIII is encoded by the exons AGCCAGTACCAAGGAGTAGCAGTAGGCCTGGAGTCAAGCTCTGTGACTATCAATCAACTCAATGAAAACATAGAATCATTG AAAGAGCAGAAGAAACAAGTGGAACATCAGCTGGAAGAA GCAAAGAAAGCAAACAATGAAATACACAAAGCACAAAAGGAGCAGTtagag acaATCAACATCCTCACATTGGAAAAGGCAGACTTGAAGACCACCCTTTACCATACTAAACGTGCTGCCCGACACTTCGAAG AAGAGTCCAAGGATCTGGCTGGCCGCCTGCAATACTCCTTACAGCGTATTCAAGAATTGGAGCGGGCTCTCTGTGCTGTGTCTACACAGCAGCAGGAAGAGGACAGG TCCTCGAGCTGCAGTGAAGCGGTCCTCCAGCGGCGGTTACAGCAGACCATAAAGGAGCGGGCGCTGCTGAACGCACATGTGACACAG ATGACAGAGTCATTAAAACAAGTCCAGCTACAGAAAGACGAATACGCTGAACACATAAAAGGAGAGAGGGCCCGGTGGCAAGAGAGGATGCGGAAAATGTCGGTGGAG gCTCGCACattgaaggaagagaagaagagtgACATACATCGGATACAGGAGCTGGAGAGGAGCTTGTCCGAATTCAAAAACCAGATGG CTGAGCCCCCATCCCTGGTGCCCCCAGCAGTGACCTCTGTGGTGGAACAGCTACAAGATGAGGCCAAACACCTGAGGCAGGAAGTGGAGGGTCTGGAGGGAAAGCTCCAATCCCAGGTGGAAAACAATCAGGCCTTGAGTCTCTTGAGCAAGGAACAAAAGCAGAGActccaggagcaggaggagatgcTCCGAGAGCAGAAGGAGTGGAGGGTGCGGGAGCAGAAGAGACTGTGTGAACAAAACAAGACACTTCAGGAGCAGCAGAAGATGCTAGGGGAGCAGGATGAGAGGCTGCGAAAGCAGGAGCAGAGGCTACGCaagcaggaggagaggctgcGAAAGGGGGAGGAGAGGCTGCGAAAGCAGGAAAAAAGGCTGTGGGACCAGGAGGAGAGACTGTGGAAGAAGGAGGAGAGGCTACAAAAGCAGGAGGAGAGGCTACAAaagcaggaggagaggctgcGAAAGCAGGAGAGGCTGCGAAAGCAGGAGAGGCTCGCGCTCTCCCAGAACCACAAGCTCGACAAGCAGCTGGCTGAGCCACAGTGCAGCTTCAAGGATCTG GAGCACCTAGAAGCTGCCAGCCAGCAGAACCAACAGCTGGAGACCCAGTTGAGCCTCATGGCTCTCCCTGGAGAAG GAGATGGAGGAGAACATCTCgacagtgaggaggaggaggtgccTCTGCCCGTGCCAAACATCCCAGAGGACCTGGAGAGCTGGGAGTCCACG AGCAGCTTTATGGACCTCCCAAAGGAGAAAGCGAATGGGAAGGAGCAGGTGGAAACACTGGAGCATGGATTCATCCAGCCCTCTGGAGCGACAGATGGCATGA GAGAGTCCTTCACCGGATATGAAAGCCAGGGGGCAGTGCCAATCACGCGgcaccaggaggtggaggatgtcATCAGGCTGtcccagaaggaggaggagatgaaG GTGAAGCTGCTGGAGCTGCAGGAGCTGGTGTTGCCCCTTGTGGGCGACCACGAGGATCAAGGCAAATTCCTTACCGCTGCCCAGAACCCTGCTGATGAGCCCGCTCCAGGGGCCCCAGGCCCCCAGGAACTTGGGGCGGATG ATTTTTATAAGGTGAGCCTGGACGACAGCGTGGAGCCTGCACCAGCAGCAGCCAGGGAGGGTTCTGCACAGCAGATCGTGCAGCTGCCTCCTGTAAGGCAGGACACCCAGGAGCACCCAGGCTTGGCCAGCAAACCCTGCGTGCCATTCTTTTACCGGGCAGCTGAGAACAAGGAGAtaaacatcatcatcatctaa
- the LOC129013611 gene encoding golgin subfamily A member 6C-like isoform X1, translating to MWPQPYLPPHPMMLEETRQNKLAAAKKKLKEYQQRKSSGVPEGAKTKKKKTGSSPETTTSGGCQSSGDSQYQGVAVGLESSSVTINQLNENIESLKEQKKQVEHQLEEAKKANNEIHKAQKEQLETINILTLEKADLKTTLYHTKRAARHFEEESKDLAGRLQYSLQRIQELERALCAVSTQQQEEDRSSSCSEAVLQRRLQQTIKERALLNAHVTQMTESLKQVQLQKDEYAEHIKGERARWQERMRKMSVEARTLKEEKKSDIHRIQELERSLSEFKNQMAEPPSLVPPAVTSVVEQLQDEAKHLRQEVEGLEGKLQSQVENNQALSLLSKEQKQRLQEQEEMLREQKEWRVREQKRLCEQNKTLQEQQKMLGEQDERLRKQEQRLRKQEERLRKGEERLRKQEKRLWDQEERLWKKEERLQKQEERLQKQEERLRKQERLRKQERLALSQNHKLDKQLAEPQCSFKDLNNENKSALHLEQQIKELQEKPDEEHLEAASQQNQQLETQLSLMALPGEGDGGEHLDSEEEEVPLPVPNIPEDLESWESTSSFMDLPKEKANGKEQVETLEHGFIQPSGATDGMRESFTGYESQGAVPITRHQEVEDVIRLSQKEEEMKVKLLELQELVLPLVGDHEDQGKFLTAAQNPADEPAPGAPGPQELGADDFYKVSLDDSVEPAPAAAREGSAQQIVQLPPVRQDTQEHPGLASKPCVPFFYRAAENKEINIIII from the exons AGCCAGTACCAAGGAGTAGCAGTAGGCCTGGAGTCAAGCTCTGTGACTATCAATCAACTCAATGAAAACATAGAATCATTG AAAGAGCAGAAGAAACAAGTGGAACATCAGCTGGAAGAA GCAAAGAAAGCAAACAATGAAATACACAAAGCACAAAAGGAGCAGTtagag acaATCAACATCCTCACATTGGAAAAGGCAGACTTGAAGACCACCCTTTACCATACTAAACGTGCTGCCCGACACTTCGAAG AAGAGTCCAAGGATCTGGCTGGCCGCCTGCAATACTCCTTACAGCGTATTCAAGAATTGGAGCGGGCTCTCTGTGCTGTGTCTACACAGCAGCAGGAAGAGGACAGG TCCTCGAGCTGCAGTGAAGCGGTCCTCCAGCGGCGGTTACAGCAGACCATAAAGGAGCGGGCGCTGCTGAACGCACATGTGACACAG ATGACAGAGTCATTAAAACAAGTCCAGCTACAGAAAGACGAATACGCTGAACACATAAAAGGAGAGAGGGCCCGGTGGCAAGAGAGGATGCGGAAAATGTCGGTGGAG gCTCGCACattgaaggaagagaagaagagtgACATACATCGGATACAGGAGCTGGAGAGGAGCTTGTCCGAATTCAAAAACCAGATGG CTGAGCCCCCATCCCTGGTGCCCCCAGCAGTGACCTCTGTGGTGGAACAGCTACAAGATGAGGCCAAACACCTGAGGCAGGAAGTGGAGGGTCTGGAGGGAAAGCTCCAATCCCAGGTGGAAAACAATCAGGCCTTGAGTCTCTTGAGCAAGGAACAAAAGCAGAGActccaggagcaggaggagatgcTCCGAGAGCAGAAGGAGTGGAGGGTGCGGGAGCAGAAGAGACTGTGTGAACAAAACAAGACACTTCAGGAGCAGCAGAAGATGCTAGGGGAGCAGGATGAGAGGCTGCGAAAGCAGGAGCAGAGGCTACGCaagcaggaggagaggctgcGAAAGGGGGAGGAGAGGCTGCGAAAGCAGGAAAAAAGGCTGTGGGACCAGGAGGAGAGACTGTGGAAGAAGGAGGAGAGGCTACAAAAGCAGGAGGAGAGGCTACAAaagcaggaggagaggctgcGAAAGCAGGAGAGGCTGCGAAAGCAGGAGAGGCTCGCGCTCTCCCAGAACCACAAGCTCGACAAGCAGCTGGCTGAGCCACAGTGCAGCTTCAAGGATCTG AACAACGAGAACAAGAGTGCACTGCACTTGGAGCAGCAAATAAAGGAGCTGCAGGAGAAGCCAGATGAG GAGCACCTAGAAGCTGCCAGCCAGCAGAACCAACAGCTGGAGACCCAGTTGAGCCTCATGGCTCTCCCTGGAGAAG GAGATGGAGGAGAACATCTCgacagtgaggaggaggaggtgccTCTGCCCGTGCCAAACATCCCAGAGGACCTGGAGAGCTGGGAGTCCACG AGCAGCTTTATGGACCTCCCAAAGGAGAAAGCGAATGGGAAGGAGCAGGTGGAAACACTGGAGCATGGATTCATCCAGCCCTCTGGAGCGACAGATGGCATGA GAGAGTCCTTCACCGGATATGAAAGCCAGGGGGCAGTGCCAATCACGCGgcaccaggaggtggaggatgtcATCAGGCTGtcccagaaggaggaggagatgaaG GTGAAGCTGCTGGAGCTGCAGGAGCTGGTGTTGCCCCTTGTGGGCGACCACGAGGATCAAGGCAAATTCCTTACCGCTGCCCAGAACCCTGCTGATGAGCCCGCTCCAGGGGCCCCAGGCCCCCAGGAACTTGGGGCGGATG ATTTTTATAAGGTGAGCCTGGACGACAGCGTGGAGCCTGCACCAGCAGCAGCCAGGGAGGGTTCTGCACAGCAGATCGTGCAGCTGCCTCCTGTAAGGCAGGACACCCAGGAGCACCCAGGCTTGGCCAGCAAACCCTGCGTGCCATTCTTTTACCGGGCAGCTGAGAACAAGGAGAtaaacatcatcatcatctaa
- the LOC129013611 gene encoding golgin subfamily A member 6C-like isoform X2, whose translation MWPQPYLPPHPMMLEETRQNKLAAAKKKLKEYQQRKSSGVPEGAKTKKKKTGSSPETTTSGGCQSSGDSQYQGVAVGLESSSVTINQLNENIESLKEQKKQVEHQLEEAKKANNEIHKAQKEQLETINILTLEKADLKTTLYHTKRAARHFEEESKDLAGRLQYSLQRIQELERALCAVSTQQQEEDRSSSCSEAVLQRRLQQTIKERALLNAHVTQMTESLKQVQLQKDEYAEHIKGERARWQERMRKMSVEARTLKEEKKSDIHRIQELERSLSEFKNQMAVTSVVEQLQDEAKHLRQEVEGLEGKLQSQVENNQALSLLSKEQKQRLQEQEEMLREQKEWRVREQKRLCEQNKTLQEQQKMLGEQDERLRKQEQRLRKQEERLRKGEERLRKQEKRLWDQEERLWKKEERLQKQEERLQKQEERLRKQERLRKQERLALSQNHKLDKQLAEPQCSFKDLNNENKSALHLEQQIKELQEKPDEEHLEAASQQNQQLETQLSLMALPGEGDGGEHLDSEEEEVPLPVPNIPEDLESWESTSSFMDLPKEKANGKEQVETLEHGFIQPSGATDGMRESFTGYESQGAVPITRHQEVEDVIRLSQKEEEMKVKLLELQELVLPLVGDHEDQGKFLTAAQNPADEPAPGAPGPQELGADDFYKVSLDDSVEPAPAAAREGSAQQIVQLPPVRQDTQEHPGLASKPCVPFFYRAAENKEINIIII comes from the exons AGCCAGTACCAAGGAGTAGCAGTAGGCCTGGAGTCAAGCTCTGTGACTATCAATCAACTCAATGAAAACATAGAATCATTG AAAGAGCAGAAGAAACAAGTGGAACATCAGCTGGAAGAA GCAAAGAAAGCAAACAATGAAATACACAAAGCACAAAAGGAGCAGTtagag acaATCAACATCCTCACATTGGAAAAGGCAGACTTGAAGACCACCCTTTACCATACTAAACGTGCTGCCCGACACTTCGAAG AAGAGTCCAAGGATCTGGCTGGCCGCCTGCAATACTCCTTACAGCGTATTCAAGAATTGGAGCGGGCTCTCTGTGCTGTGTCTACACAGCAGCAGGAAGAGGACAGG TCCTCGAGCTGCAGTGAAGCGGTCCTCCAGCGGCGGTTACAGCAGACCATAAAGGAGCGGGCGCTGCTGAACGCACATGTGACACAG ATGACAGAGTCATTAAAACAAGTCCAGCTACAGAAAGACGAATACGCTGAACACATAAAAGGAGAGAGGGCCCGGTGGCAAGAGAGGATGCGGAAAATGTCGGTGGAG gCTCGCACattgaaggaagagaagaagagtgACATACATCGGATACAGGAGCTGGAGAGGAGCTTGTCCGAATTCAAAAACCAGATGG CAGTGACCTCTGTGGTGGAACAGCTACAAGATGAGGCCAAACACCTGAGGCAGGAAGTGGAGGGTCTGGAGGGAAAGCTCCAATCCCAGGTGGAAAACAATCAGGCCTTGAGTCTCTTGAGCAAGGAACAAAAGCAGAGActccaggagcaggaggagatgcTCCGAGAGCAGAAGGAGTGGAGGGTGCGGGAGCAGAAGAGACTGTGTGAACAAAACAAGACACTTCAGGAGCAGCAGAAGATGCTAGGGGAGCAGGATGAGAGGCTGCGAAAGCAGGAGCAGAGGCTACGCaagcaggaggagaggctgcGAAAGGGGGAGGAGAGGCTGCGAAAGCAGGAAAAAAGGCTGTGGGACCAGGAGGAGAGACTGTGGAAGAAGGAGGAGAGGCTACAAAAGCAGGAGGAGAGGCTACAAaagcaggaggagaggctgcGAAAGCAGGAGAGGCTGCGAAAGCAGGAGAGGCTCGCGCTCTCCCAGAACCACAAGCTCGACAAGCAGCTGGCTGAGCCACAGTGCAGCTTCAAGGATCTG AACAACGAGAACAAGAGTGCACTGCACTTGGAGCAGCAAATAAAGGAGCTGCAGGAGAAGCCAGATGAG GAGCACCTAGAAGCTGCCAGCCAGCAGAACCAACAGCTGGAGACCCAGTTGAGCCTCATGGCTCTCCCTGGAGAAG GAGATGGAGGAGAACATCTCgacagtgaggaggaggaggtgccTCTGCCCGTGCCAAACATCCCAGAGGACCTGGAGAGCTGGGAGTCCACG AGCAGCTTTATGGACCTCCCAAAGGAGAAAGCGAATGGGAAGGAGCAGGTGGAAACACTGGAGCATGGATTCATCCAGCCCTCTGGAGCGACAGATGGCATGA GAGAGTCCTTCACCGGATATGAAAGCCAGGGGGCAGTGCCAATCACGCGgcaccaggaggtggaggatgtcATCAGGCTGtcccagaaggaggaggagatgaaG GTGAAGCTGCTGGAGCTGCAGGAGCTGGTGTTGCCCCTTGTGGGCGACCACGAGGATCAAGGCAAATTCCTTACCGCTGCCCAGAACCCTGCTGATGAGCCCGCTCCAGGGGCCCCAGGCCCCCAGGAACTTGGGGCGGATG ATTTTTATAAGGTGAGCCTGGACGACAGCGTGGAGCCTGCACCAGCAGCAGCCAGGGAGGGTTCTGCACAGCAGATCGTGCAGCTGCCTCCTGTAAGGCAGGACACCCAGGAGCACCCAGGCTTGGCCAGCAAACCCTGCGTGCCATTCTTTTACCGGGCAGCTGAGAACAAGGAGAtaaacatcatcatcatctaa